Part of the Imperialibacter roseus genome, CGCATACTCGTAAATTCCATTGGGTGCAACCTGCAGCACAAATACTCTTCCCGAGGGCGACACCAAAACCTGCTGAGGATTCTGGTAGTTGGTCATCGCTCCCACAAACGGCATAGTTGTCAAAACGCCGCTGGCAGTTACCCTGGTTACGCCGGCTGAGCTGGCAAAGTAAAAATTACCGTCGGCTGCTGCAAGCTGCTTTTTGTTTGGCAGCCCTTTGGCTATGCCCGCCAACACCGTCCACTCCCCACTCGCCGGGTTGTGCTTGTGGAGGTCGCCGGTCTGGGAGTTGATAAAAAAAATCCCGCCACCAGGCGCTACACCCATAGCGGAGCTATTGGTTGGTATTGATATGTCAGCAAATGCCGTTTCTCCCTTTTTCCTTAAACTGAGCTTGTTTTGGCTGCTTATACTGCAATTGCAGTTGACAAAATAATACAGATTGCCGGAATCGTCGAGAAATGCACTGTCGAGCCAACCCGCATTAGGATGTTGCACAGGTGCCACCGAGGCACCATCATAGAGGTAGTAAGCGTGCTCCACCTGCAAAAATACCAAACCTTCGTCGGTAACCTTTTTAGGTGAGCTCCTGGCAAAGCTGTTGTTGGCACTGGAAAACTCCTTCCATGTTTGCCCTGCGTCGTCGCTGTAGTAAAATCTGGGAGTTGTGCTCGTTAAAAGGTTTACCTTCACGGCGAAGTACTGCTTGTTTGGACTCACGGCAACATCCTGCACGGGAAACTGACCAAATTGCGGCACTGCGATGCTGAAAGCACCGGTGGAAGAAGTAAGATCTCCTTCCGGGTCGTCATCTTTGCCGCAGCCTGCCAGTATCAATAGTGTGAGCAGCATCCAACTAAGGTTCTTCATACCATTTTTTGATGCCAAAGTTAGCCTTGCTGACGCCTGTACGACATCCGTGCCGGACGGTATTTTAGAGGGGTGGGAAGGTGGTATTCCAGCACCAGGGAGCCAGCGTTAAACGTGTAAAAGCAAAAAAAGAGGGCTGCGCACCCTCCTTTCCATTTATTTCAAGTCCAATAATTATTCGTCTTTGAGCACATCCACCATATTGAGCCGGGCGGCAGTGTAAGAGCGGTAGCCCATGGTAACTAAGGTGACGAGCAAAGTAACCCCGAGGGAAATAGCCACGATTTCCCAGCCTATGGTAATGTGATAGGCGTAGCTTTCGAGCCACTTTTGCATGCCCAGGAAAGTGCCAGTCGCAGATATTAAAAAGGCGACAGACAAGACAACCAGAATCTCCTTTGTGAAAATATTCAGTATTTGACCAACAGAGGCTCCCACTACTTTGCGAATGCCTATCTCCTTGCGCTTGGCATTTGCCATGTAATCTGTAAGGCCATACAGCCCTATCGCACAAATCACTATGGCCATCAAAGCGAAGAACCTCATCACTTTGCCCATCACGTCTTCCATACGGTACTGGTTGGCAACTCTCTGGTCAAGGAAGTTATACTCAATAAGCAATTCAGGAAACACTTTCTCCCATTCTTCACTGATAATTGCCACGGCCGCTTGCCCTGCCTCGGGGTCGGTGGAAGCAAGTGCAATAGACAACTCATAAAAGCCGTTTGGTCCATAATTCATCATTACAGGCACAGCCTCCTGATGAAGTGAATTGGCATTGAACTCCTCCACCACTCCTACTATCTGAAATTTACCTCCCCAGGTTGCCTGGAACAGCTTCCCAAGCGCTTCCTGTGGATTAAAAATTCCCATTTTCCGAATAAGTGTTTCAGTAACAACAACTCTTTGATTGATAATTGATTCACCCTCCGGCGACCTCTGATAGGTGTCAGTAGCATTCACATTTCTTCCTGCAAGCAATTTGATATCGAACAGGTCAAGGTAGTTTTCATCCACCTCTTTTACGTTCACGGTAAACAATTCATCTTCACCTTTTTCAGGGCTAAAATGCTGACCGGTGTTGTTAGTACTTGCCAGCGGCCCTCCCAAATTGAGACTAGCCTGCGCTATTTCGGGGTGCTTCAGCAGCTCGGTTTTTAGCACTTCCGATCGCTTTAAATCCGGCTCAGGAAACTGGATTGTCACAATACCATCCTTTCTGAATCCCATATCCTGGCTGCGGAAGTAGTCGAGTTGGAAAATGACAATGATGGTACCCATGATAAGACCTATGGACACCGCAAACTGAGAACCTACCAGCACTTTGCGAAGCGGAAACTTACTTTGCTTATCGATGTTAGAGATCTTTGTTCTTATGGCTGTTAATGGTGAAAAACCTGAGAGGACAAAAGCCGGGTACAAACCAGACAATAAGGACACCGCTGTGATCGAAATGGCACAGAAGACGATCCAGTTAGTCAACGGAACGTCCTTGATAGTCATTGGGTAGTCGATCAGGTCACCAGCCGCCCCAAGCATCACATCGGCTATGAGGAAGCTAACCCCGTGAGCCAGTGCCACAATGATGAAAGACTCTAACAAAAACTGGGCAATAAGCGCCGGGCGATGCCCGCCCAATACTTTTCTGATACCCACTTCCTTTGCTCTTTTTACAGCTCTGGCGGTAGAAATATTAATAAAATTGATACTGGAAATCACTATAAGCAATACAGCCAGAGCAACGATAACCCTGATGGTGGCTGGTTCAAGAGACATGCCACTGTAGGTGCCGTAGTCGGTGGTATGAACCTGGCTCAGGGGCTGTAGGAATACACTGTAACCATCAAGAGTATTGTTTTTTTCTACCACATCCTTTATGCCCGCCTCGACAACACTTTCCTGGGTTTGGCTATTCAGCTTAATGAGAGCCTGTGTATTGCCATTGAGCCTGTCCCATATCTTGCCTTCTCCAAAGTAGGCATTCACTCCTTCCTGGGCTTCATAGTACGCTACCATATTAAACGGAAAGTCGGTCGATTTTGGAAAATCCTGGTACACACCTTTCACGACTAAATCATGCTTGTTGCCAAGGTTAATAATCCGGCCCAGCGCTCTGTCGTACTCATTGTTGATATCAAAGAACTTTCGGGCGGTTGCTGTTGAAATAACTACCGAATTAACATCTGACAGCGCATTGGCAGAGGAGCCCGCTACCCACTCGAAATCAAGGATTTCAAACACATCCTGATAAGCAAAGCCTATATCCTCTTCCTTGAGCTTTTTTAATGCTCCTCCTTCCTGGGGGATGTTCACCTGCGCTGAAAGTGAGTACAAATTTGTAGCAGCTTCAATGCCTGGGATTTCACTCTTTATAGCGCCGGACAATGGATGGGGAACAGTGGCAAATTTCACATCGTCGTCCCCACTTTTCCAGTGGCTCACTACCCTGTATACCTGCTCCAGGTGGCTTTGGTGCTTGTCGTAGCTCAGCTGTAGGGTTAGAAACGAGTAAATGGCTATCACGCAGGAAGCACCTAATGTAAGACCCGCAAGACTGAGGACGGTATAGGTTTTGTTCCTTAAAAAATTCCGTACAGCAGTAAGAAAATAGTTCCTAAGCATAGTAGTAATGGTTAATCCTCAAGATTGATCTGCAAATAATTGTGCCAAAACAATAAACAATTGATTGTCAGATAATTAAAATAAATTAAAGTTAGCATCGTGTCCATAAATGGACATTGACTGTGAAAAATTGTACGCAATTAAAGATTTCGAAGCCATCATTTGCGGAAAACAAATTCTTTTACTAGAATGCTACACTTTCTATCTTTATAATTAACCACTGGCCATAGTCTAGTACCGATCATCTGATCTAAGAAGTTCCGGTAGGGTTACTTGACAGTCTTAATTTTTAACGTTTTTTTTCCAACCAGCCTATGGTAGTGCAGTCAGCAGTGCCGCCTACGTGAAGTTGTAGAGGTATCTTTTGTCTTCGTATGGATAAATCGCTCAATATCGCTCTGAAAAATGAAGTCTATCAACTTACCAGTACTAATGAAAGCATTTATGAAGCAATAGAAGAGTATGCACATAAAGGATATTGGTATTTGGATCTCAATGCCAAGACCAACTGGTGGGCAAATCCAAGATTTTGGGATTCTCTGGGATTTTCCTTTTCAGACGGCGAAACCGATGCACCACTGCCAGCGCTGGAGGAGGTACTTTTGCCTGACGACCTAACGGCACTACTTCAAACCATCGAACAGCTTTCAAAAGAAGATAGCTTCCTTCTTACACTCAAATACCGTCATAAAAACAATCAGCACCTATCTTTTGCGGTACACGCAAAAATTGTAAGAGACAAAGCAGGAAAGGCCGCCAGGCTTCTCGCACTGCACAACAAAAGTAAGAACCAACCTTTTTTTGTCAATGAACTTTACAACCAGGTGCTCTATTCTATTCATGAGGGTTATCAACTTACCGACACGACGGGCAGTATATTGGATGCTAATGATAGCTTTTGCAAACTGATTGGTTACACAAGGGGCGAGCTCTTGACAATGAACATAACTCATTTGGCTGCTGAACTCACACCTGATCAGGTTCAGGATTTCATTAACAAAGTTCTAGCCAAGAACGGCGGCACAATATCTACAAAAGCCAGGACAAAAGATGGCCGCCTGATAGATATCGAAATCAGGACAACCCTTATCGATCATAATGGGAAGCCGCTACTGGCCTCTTTCGTACGTGACGTAACTGAACAGTTAAGAACTAATGAAAGGCTCGAAATAGCCCTGCAGCAATACAATTCTCACCGCAATAACTCTCCGCTGGGAACGGTAGAATATACAAAAGACCTGATTGTGACGCAGTGGTCGAGGCAATGCGAGGAAATTTTTGAATGGACAGCGGATGAAATTTTAAGCGCCAATATTTCAGCTTTCAATCTCATTTATGAAGATGATATCGACGCCACAACCAACGTGGCCCTTGACCTGATGTCGGGCAAGGTAGACGGCAACGTCTCCTTGAATCGCAACTACACAAAAAGCGGCAAAATCATTACTTGCATATGGTACAACTCCGCCATCAAAAATGAAAAAGGCGAGGTGATCTCTATTATATCACTCGTTCAAGATGTTACACACGAGAAAGAAATTGAGTATAAACTGGTCGAAAATGAACGAGCGCTGGACGTATTCTTCAACAACTCTCTGTATGGTTTCTTTTTTATGATGCTGGATGAGCCAGTAGCATGGGACGACACTGTGGACAAGAAAAAGGCGCTTGAGTATGTATTTGAACACCAAAGAATCACAAAAATAAACCGGGCGATGTTATCGCAATATGGTGCACAGGAAAAAGAGTTTCTTGACTTAACCCCAAAGGATTTTTTCGACCATGACATTGATTATGGCAAAACTGTTTGGAAGGAGCTGTTTGACGACGGTTCGTTAAAGGTGGATACGCTCGAAAAGCGTTTTGATGGATCAACATTTTGGGTGGAGGGCGAATATGTGTGCCTTTACAACTCTGCCGGGGAAATCACGGGCCATTTTGGGATTCAATACGATGTCACCGAAAAGAAAGAGGCCGAGCTAGCATTGACAGCCAGTGAAGAAAAGCTTAAAGAGGCACAAAAAATGGCGAAAATGGGCGATTCCACCATCAACCTAATAACTGGTGAGTTTTTAGCGTCAGAAGGGCTTTTGGAGCTTGTCAGGGTTGAGAATATGGAGGGCCCCGAGTTAAAAAAATGGCTGGATGCCGCACAGCACCCTGAAGACTCCGGCAAATTGGAGTCTTGTGTGAGAAATTGCCTCGCAAATAAACAGGAGGTAATTCCACCGGTTGAGTATAGAATGACAAGAAAAGACGGCATTTTGATTTGGGTCAGAACTCAGGGAAAAATAATCTATGAGAATGAAAAACCGTCAACCATTTTCTTTACAACGCAGGACACCTCCCGCAGCAAAGCCGTAGAAGAGCAAATCAAAGCTTCGGAACTACGTTTCAGGTCACTTATTGAAAATAGCAAAGATGGTCTGGTGATACTCTCTGTAGATGGCAACATTGATTACATATCCCCTTCTATTGCAGGAATACTCGGTTATCAGGATAGCGAAATGGTTGGAATCGATCTTGAAAAAATGGTTCACCCCGAAGATATCGAAGGATTAATAAATGCTTTCCATTTGGCACTACAACAACCGACGACTCCTATAACCGGTTTGTTATATAGAGCCAGGCACAAGCAGGGAAACTGGCGCTGGATGGAAGGGTCGCTGACCAACTTCCTAGAAATCCCTCATATAAGTGGTGTGGTTAATAACTTTCATGACGTAACCCAGCGACTGGAAAGCTCGAACCTTTTAAAAAAGGTCAACAATCAGCTAAAAGCTGCTCAAAAAATTGCACACCTTGGGTACTGGGAATGGAACTGGAAGGAGGAAACCGTCTTTTGGTCTGAGGAGCTTTACGCTATCTGCAAAACAGACAAAATACCTTCTGAGGCGGCCCTTTTTGCAGCCATCCATCCCGAGGATCAGCCCACATTTACTGCCTATAGGAAAAGATTATCCGAGGAAAAGTCAGAAACTACGATCGAATTTCGGTTTCTGATTGGAAAAGATGTCAGAATCTTCATGGTAAGGACCCTTCCCTTGCTTGATAGCAGCGGCAAAGTGATTGGCCTGGAAGGAACGGTTCAGGATATCACAGAAAGAAAAGAACGTGAACAAGAAATTCTAAGGCTTTCAACCTTTCCTTCCGAAAACCCAAATCCAGTGCTAAGGGTGCTGAAAGACTATACGATTAGTTATTCCAACAAAGCCAGTCAGCCAATTTTGGTCAGCAAGAATTCAGATAAAGCGCCAAAACTGCCTGAACAGCTCCGGAATTTTGTAAAACAAACCTTTGACGGCTCCGAAATATTGCGAGCGGAATTCTCGGTTGGCGGTATTACCTATTCTTTTACGTCAGCCAGAAGTCAACAAGGCGATTATGTGAACCTGTACGGTCTGGACATCTCACCACAAAAGGAAATTGAAAAAGCCTTGAGAGACAGTGAATACCTGTTAAATGAGGTTGGGAGGATAGCCAAAATTGGGGGTTGGGAACTGGATCCGGAAACAGGCGAAGGCACCTGGACCAGAGAAGTCGCCGAAATACATGATTTGCCGTTTGGCACTGAGGCCGGACTTGAACTTGGGCTGAGTTTCTACCTCCCCTCGTCACGGAGTATCTTGGAAAAAGCTATAAATGATGCGTTTCAACTGGGTAAAGCATATGACCTCGAATTGGAGATAATTACCGCAAAAGGTAATCGCAAGTGGGTTAGAACCATTGGAATTCCTTTACTAACCGACGATGGAAAGGTCAAGCTCAGGGGTTCGTTTCAGGACATTACAGCACTTAAGAATGCCAAAGACAATATTCTTTTGGAGAAAGAGCTCTCCGACAATATCATCAACAGTTTACCCGGTGCATTTTATTTATATACTCAGGAAGGTGAGTTTTTAAGGTGGAACAAGAACCTTGAAGAAGTCACAGGGTACGCAGCTGAAGAAATCAGCACCATGCACCCTATCCAGTTCTTCCACGACAGTGAAAAGGAATTGCTGACAGAAAAAATAGAAAATGTATTTGTTGCCGGAGAAGACAGTGTCGATGCGCACTTTCTCACCAAAAGCGACCAGATGATCCCCTACTACTTCACAGGCAAGGCTATTTCCTACGATGGTGAAACCTGTCTCATGGGAGTAGGAATTGATACCAGCGAACGAAAAAAAGCATTGGAAGCTTTGAAGCACAGTGAGGAACAGTACCGCTCGCTGTTCGAGAACATGAATGAAGGTTTTGCTCTCTGCGAAATGGTTTATGAGAAAGGCAAGGCAGTTGATTTTACGTATATACAAGTAAATAAAGCATTTGAAGACATTACTGGCCTCAAAAAACCGGTAGGAAAGAAAGTGTCGGAGTTGATCCCCGGAGTGGTACAAGCAAACCAGGAGGAAATAGCCTTATTGAGCAGGGTATGCGAAACTGGGATTCCTGAAAGGTTTGAGGTAAAAGTAGAAGGACTGAATGTGTGGCTATCCTCCTCCGTGTTCAGTCCAAAGAAGGGATTTTTTGTGTCGATGTTTCAAGATGTTACCGAGCGCAAATTAGCAGCCATTGCCGTCGAGTCAAGTGAACAGAGGTTCAGGGCGCTTGTAGAACAGTCATTAACTGGCATTTATATTTTTGAGAAGGGAAAATTCATTTACGTCAATGATCATTTCGCCGATATGTTTGGCTACGAAGTAGATGAGGTTCTCACCACATTAAAACCTACGGATGTATTGACACAGTCGGAGTATTCAAGGTCAAGCGACCTGATTGACAAAAGGCTAACCGGTGAGCTCGATTTTGTGCACTATGTAGCGAAGGGGCTTAAGAAAGACGGAGCGACTATCTGGGTGGAAATTCATGGCTCAAAAATTGACCTCCAGGGTAAGGACGTAATCACGGGCACTGTGCTGGATATTACGGATCGGATTAATTCCGAACAGGCAATGAAAGAGCTTCTTGAAACAACGACTAGCCAAAACATACGGTTGAAGGATTTCTCCTTCATCACGTCTCACAATATCCGGTCGTCGGTATCGAACATTCTGGGATTGACAGAACTGCTCATTCAGGATCCTACAAATACCGAGTACCTGCGCATGCTGCGCACCAGCACTGAAAAAATGGATACAACCATAAGGAATATCAATGAGTTGATTCACTTTGAAAATGGCCTGGGAGAACAAGAACAGATAAATTACAATGTAGTCCAGTCGATCAACAACGTTCTGGCACAGAACAACCAGGTAATTAAAGAAGGGGGGCTTGATGTCAGAACTGAAGTGGAGAACGAATTAAGCATCAGGTGCATTCCTGCCTACCTGGACAGTATATTGCAGA contains:
- a CDS encoding ABC transporter permease encodes the protein MLRNYFLTAVRNFLRNKTYTVLSLAGLTLGASCVIAIYSFLTLQLSYDKHQSHLEQVYRVVSHWKSGDDDVKFATVPHPLSGAIKSEIPGIEAATNLYSLSAQVNIPQEGGALKKLKEEDIGFAYQDVFEILDFEWVAGSSANALSDVNSVVISTATARKFFDINNEYDRALGRIINLGNKHDLVVKGVYQDFPKSTDFPFNMVAYYEAQEGVNAYFGEGKIWDRLNGNTQALIKLNSQTQESVVEAGIKDVVEKNNTLDGYSVFLQPLSQVHTTDYGTYSGMSLEPATIRVIVALAVLLIVISSINFINISTARAVKRAKEVGIRKVLGGHRPALIAQFLLESFIIVALAHGVSFLIADVMLGAAGDLIDYPMTIKDVPLTNWIVFCAISITAVSLLSGLYPAFVLSGFSPLTAIRTKISNIDKQSKFPLRKVLVGSQFAVSIGLIMGTIIVIFQLDYFRSQDMGFRKDGIVTIQFPEPDLKRSEVLKTELLKHPEIAQASLNLGGPLASTNNTGQHFSPEKGEDELFTVNVKEVDENYLDLFDIKLLAGRNVNATDTYQRSPEGESIINQRVVVTETLIRKMGIFNPQEALGKLFQATWGGKFQIVGVVEEFNANSLHQEAVPVMMNYGPNGFYELSIALASTDPEAGQAAVAIISEEWEKVFPELLIEYNFLDQRVANQYRMEDVMGKVMRFFALMAIVICAIGLYGLTDYMANAKRKEIGIRKVVGASVGQILNIFTKEILVVLSVAFLISATGTFLGMQKWLESYAYHITIGWEIVAISLGVTLLVTLVTMGYRSYTAARLNMVDVLKDE
- a CDS encoding PAS domain S-box protein; the encoded protein is MDKSLNIALKNEVYQLTSTNESIYEAIEEYAHKGYWYLDLNAKTNWWANPRFWDSLGFSFSDGETDAPLPALEEVLLPDDLTALLQTIEQLSKEDSFLLTLKYRHKNNQHLSFAVHAKIVRDKAGKAARLLALHNKSKNQPFFVNELYNQVLYSIHEGYQLTDTTGSILDANDSFCKLIGYTRGELLTMNITHLAAELTPDQVQDFINKVLAKNGGTISTKARTKDGRLIDIEIRTTLIDHNGKPLLASFVRDVTEQLRTNERLEIALQQYNSHRNNSPLGTVEYTKDLIVTQWSRQCEEIFEWTADEILSANISAFNLIYEDDIDATTNVALDLMSGKVDGNVSLNRNYTKSGKIITCIWYNSAIKNEKGEVISIISLVQDVTHEKEIEYKLVENERALDVFFNNSLYGFFFMMLDEPVAWDDTVDKKKALEYVFEHQRITKINRAMLSQYGAQEKEFLDLTPKDFFDHDIDYGKTVWKELFDDGSLKVDTLEKRFDGSTFWVEGEYVCLYNSAGEITGHFGIQYDVTEKKEAELALTASEEKLKEAQKMAKMGDSTINLITGEFLASEGLLELVRVENMEGPELKKWLDAAQHPEDSGKLESCVRNCLANKQEVIPPVEYRMTRKDGILIWVRTQGKIIYENEKPSTIFFTTQDTSRSKAVEEQIKASELRFRSLIENSKDGLVILSVDGNIDYISPSIAGILGYQDSEMVGIDLEKMVHPEDIEGLINAFHLALQQPTTPITGLLYRARHKQGNWRWMEGSLTNFLEIPHISGVVNNFHDVTQRLESSNLLKKVNNQLKAAQKIAHLGYWEWNWKEETVFWSEELYAICKTDKIPSEAALFAAIHPEDQPTFTAYRKRLSEEKSETTIEFRFLIGKDVRIFMVRTLPLLDSSGKVIGLEGTVQDITERKEREQEILRLSTFPSENPNPVLRVLKDYTISYSNKASQPILVSKNSDKAPKLPEQLRNFVKQTFDGSEILRAEFSVGGITYSFTSARSQQGDYVNLYGLDISPQKEIEKALRDSEYLLNEVGRIAKIGGWELDPETGEGTWTREVAEIHDLPFGTEAGLELGLSFYLPSSRSILEKAINDAFQLGKAYDLELEIITAKGNRKWVRTIGIPLLTDDGKVKLRGSFQDITALKNAKDNILLEKELSDNIINSLPGAFYLYTQEGEFLRWNKNLEEVTGYAAEEISTMHPIQFFHDSEKELLTEKIENVFVAGEDSVDAHFLTKSDQMIPYYFTGKAISYDGETCLMGVGIDTSERKKALEALKHSEEQYRSLFENMNEGFALCEMVYEKGKAVDFTYIQVNKAFEDITGLKKPVGKKVSELIPGVVQANQEEIALLSRVCETGIPERFEVKVEGLNVWLSSSVFSPKKGFFVSMFQDVTERKLAAIAVESSEQRFRALVEQSLTGIYIFEKGKFIYVNDHFADMFGYEVDEVLTTLKPTDVLTQSEYSRSSDLIDKRLTGELDFVHYVAKGLKKDGATIWVEIHGSKIDLQGKDVITGTVLDITDRINSEQAMKELLETTTSQNIRLKDFSFITSHNIRSSVSNILGLTELLIQDPTNTEYLRMLRTSTEKMDTTIRNINELIHFENGLGEQEQINYNVVQSINNVLAQNNQVIKEGGLDVRTEVENELSIRCIPAYLDSILQNLVTNAIKYGTTKDSNIIEIKGRKTENKIVLEIKDYGRGIDLEKFKDKLFKIGGRFHSSSEGQGLGLYMSKRQIEAMGGDIEVESQPGKGTTFKVNFNAKGPENFFDR